A single region of the Blattabacterium cuenoti genome encodes:
- a CDS encoding co-chaperone GroES, translating into MVEVKIKPLADRVLVQPDPADTKTASGIIIPDTAKEKPQKGTIIAVGKGKKNEPMTLKEGDRILYGKYSGTELKWEGEEYLIMRESDVIAII; encoded by the coding sequence ATGGTGGAAGTAAAAATTAAACCTTTAGCGGATCGTGTTCTTGTACAACCTGATCCTGCTGATACAAAAACAGCTTCAGGAATAATAATTCCTGATACAGCAAAAGAAAAACCACAAAAAGGAACTATCATAGCAGTAGGAAAAGGAAAAAAAAATGAACCTATGACTCTAAAAGAAGGAGATAGAATTTTATATGGAAAATATTCTGGAACAGAATTAAAATGGGAAGGTGAAGAATATCTCATAATGCGAGAATCTGATGTAATAGCTATCATATGA
- a CDS encoding sigma-54 interaction domain-containing protein, with protein sequence MESIQNIKQKFGIIGYDYALHRALEKAIQVAPTDISVLVLGESGVGKEFIPKIIHQYSCRKHHSYIAVNCGAIPEGTIDSELFGHEKGSFTGATSMRKGYFEGANGGTIFLDEVGELPLTTQVRLLRILESGEFIKVGSSNIQKTNIRIVAATNLNMIESIQRGKFREDLYYRLNTVQINVPPLRFRKNDIKFLFKKFSNDFAEKYNMPPVTLTDESIKYLENYSWPGNIRQLKNLIEQISVVETKREIQEKKLKEYIPENIPSISFSHSSHETFFHDFSSRERDFFYKILFDMKKNLNNLKDITFQLIKNNKNSRFFEKNQQLMEKVFGKMIRNSDNSIFQLEDSSKSSSEEDLDYEEVEEDSSKNESTSFSLQRKEVEFIQKALKKNNGKRKQAAKELGISERTLYRKIKQYGL encoded by the coding sequence ATGGAATCTATCCAAAATATAAAACAAAAATTTGGAATTATTGGATATGATTATGCTTTACATAGAGCCTTAGAAAAGGCAATACAAGTAGCCCCTACTGATATTTCTGTTTTAGTTCTTGGAGAAAGTGGAGTAGGAAAAGAATTCATTCCAAAAATTATTCACCAATATTCTTGTAGAAAACATCATTCTTATATAGCTGTTAATTGTGGGGCAATTCCAGAAGGAACAATAGATAGTGAACTTTTTGGACACGAAAAAGGTTCTTTTACAGGCGCTACTAGTATGCGAAAAGGTTATTTTGAAGGAGCTAATGGTGGAACTATCTTTTTAGATGAAGTAGGAGAATTACCTTTAACTACACAAGTACGTCTTCTTAGAATTTTAGAATCTGGAGAATTTATTAAAGTAGGGTCTTCTAATATTCAAAAAACCAATATACGTATTGTAGCGGCTACTAATTTAAATATGATAGAGTCTATACAAAGAGGAAAATTTAGAGAAGATTTATATTATCGTCTTAATACAGTACAAATTAATGTACCACCTTTACGTTTTCGTAAAAACGATATAAAATTTTTATTTAAAAAATTTTCTAATGATTTTGCTGAAAAATATAATATGCCACCTGTAACTCTTACAGATGAATCTATAAAATATTTAGAAAATTATTCTTGGCCAGGAAATATTAGACAATTAAAAAATCTTATAGAACAAATTTCTGTAGTAGAAACAAAACGTGAAATTCAAGAAAAAAAATTAAAAGAATATATTCCAGAAAATATTCCTTCAATATCTTTTTCTCATTCTTCCCATGAAACATTCTTTCATGATTTCTCTAGTAGAGAAAGAGACTTTTTTTATAAAATTTTATTTGATATGAAAAAAAATTTAAATAATTTGAAAGATATTACTTTTCAATTAATAAAAAATAATAAAAATTCTAGATTTTTTGAAAAAAATCAACAACTTATGGAAAAAGTTTTTGGAAAAATGATTCGTAATAGTGATAATTCTATTTTTCAATTAGAAGATTCATCTAAATCTTCATCCGAAGAAGATTTAGATTATGAAGAAGTAGAAGAAGATTCTTCAAAAAATGAATCCACTTCTTTTTCTTTACAAAGAAAGGAAGTAGAATTTATTCAAAAAGCACTAAAAAAAAATAATGGAAAAAGAAAACAAGCAGCAAAAGAATTAGGAATTTCAGAAAGAACATTATATAGAAAAATTAAACAATATGGTTTATAA
- a CDS encoding KdsC family phosphatase yields the protein MNDINTFIFDVDGVLTNCTLNLFPDGNMVRQMFAKDGYAMQLAKKKGYNLCVITRGSDLMVFRRLRGLNIRYIYQGVDNKKRYLDEYCNILNLTKNKILYMGDDIPDIEIMKSVALPCSPIDAVQEVKDISKYISPKKGGRGCVRDVIEQTLKIQKNWF from the coding sequence ATGAATGATATTAATACTTTTATATTTGATGTAGATGGAGTATTAACAAATTGCACTTTAAATTTATTTCCAGATGGAAATATGGTTCGTCAAATGTTTGCTAAAGATGGATATGCTATGCAATTAGCAAAAAAAAAGGGGTATAATTTATGTGTTATTACAAGAGGCTCCGATTTAATGGTTTTTAGACGTTTAAGAGGTTTGAATATTCGCTATATTTATCAAGGTGTCGATAATAAAAAAAGATATTTAGATGAATATTGTAACATATTAAATTTAACCAAAAATAAAATTCTTTATATGGGTGATGATATTCCGGATATTGAAATTATGAAATCTGTAGCATTACCTTGTTCTCCAATAGATGCAGTTCAAGAAGTTAAAGATATATCTAAATATATTTCACCAAAAAAAGGAGGAAGAGGATGCGTAAGAGATGTTATTGAGCAAACATTGAAGATTCAAAAAAATTGGTTTTAA
- a CDS encoding ABC transporter ATP-binding protein: MSGLFAFSKKYCQRYKLRLCIGFLLIVISNILTLLPISYIGKSINTIKNLFTNFSNTQNYFFLKKDICIYTSIILIVPIIGGFVKYHMRQCIITTSRMIEFDIKNEIFSHYQKLNLSFYKKNSTGDLMNRLTEDVSFIRQYIGPGIMYFVNLMVLFFMVFIQMFRINKTLTFYVIFPIPILFIFIYCISIFITKKSEEVQNYQSFICSFIQETFSGIHVIKSFAVEPFFQEKYKKIVLKYQKKNIELTKIDTILSSFIIFFIGISHLLILFFGGKKYFEGEIKEIGTIAEFFTYINILIFPFIILGWVVSIVEKAKVSQIRISEFLKEKPRIFNKNLIKKKILGTVQFKNVSFIDENKIKTKNHIINKISFTLMKGETLILTGETGSGKTTIGRLISRLYDPHKGEILVDNLSLKNHNLYDFRNHIGYVPQESFLFSDSIYNNIALGSIKKVCPYNVYDAARKAMIEDDILNFKNGYETVIGERGITLSGGQKQRICIARALIRNPKILIFDDSFSAIDQKTRKLIIHCIKKKMKNSTIIIITHDISYISDFDLFIVLKNGKISKIKNHNIFL; this comes from the coding sequence ATGAGTGGTTTATTTGCTTTTAGCAAAAAATATTGTCAAAGATACAAATTACGTTTGTGTATAGGATTTTTATTAATTGTAATATCAAATATTTTAACTTTACTTCCTATTTCTTATATAGGAAAATCTATTAATACAATTAAAAATTTATTTACAAATTTTTCTAATACACAAAATTATTTTTTCTTAAAAAAAGATATTTGTATTTATACCAGTATAATATTAATAGTTCCAATTATAGGAGGATTTGTAAAATATCACATGCGTCAATGTATTATTACAACATCTAGAATGATAGAATTTGATATAAAAAATGAAATTTTTTCACATTATCAAAAATTAAATTTGTCTTTTTATAAAAAAAATTCTACAGGAGATTTAATGAATCGTCTTACGGAAGATGTTTCTTTTATAAGGCAATATATAGGTCCTGGAATAATGTATTTTGTTAATCTTATGGTTCTTTTTTTTATGGTTTTTATACAAATGTTTAGAATTAATAAAACATTAACTTTTTATGTAATATTTCCCATTCCTATTCTTTTTATTTTTATTTATTGTATTAGCATTTTTATTACTAAAAAAAGTGAGGAGGTACAAAATTATCAGTCTTTTATATGTTCTTTTATTCAAGAAACTTTTTCTGGAATTCATGTTATAAAATCGTTTGCTGTTGAACCTTTTTTTCAGGAAAAATACAAAAAAATCGTTTTAAAATATCAAAAAAAAAATATAGAATTAACAAAAATTGATACTATTTTATCTTCTTTTATTATATTTTTTATAGGAATTAGTCATTTATTAATTCTTTTTTTTGGAGGAAAAAAATATTTTGAAGGAGAAATAAAAGAAATAGGAACTATTGCTGAATTCTTTACATATATTAATATTTTAATTTTTCCTTTTATTATATTAGGATGGGTAGTCTCTATTGTAGAAAAAGCTAAAGTATCACAAATTAGGATAAGTGAATTTTTAAAAGAAAAACCAAGAATATTTAATAAAAATTTGATAAAAAAAAAAATTTTAGGCACTGTTCAATTTAAAAATGTTAGTTTTATTGATGAAAATAAAATAAAAACTAAAAATCATATAATTAATAAAATATCTTTTACCCTTATGAAGGGAGAAACTTTAATTTTAACAGGAGAAACAGGATCTGGAAAAACTACTATTGGTAGATTAATATCACGTTTATATGATCCACATAAAGGTGAAATATTAGTGGATAATTTATCTTTGAAAAATCATAATTTATATGATTTTAGAAATCATATCGGTTATGTTCCACAAGAATCTTTTTTATTTTCAGATTCTATTTATAATAATATAGCTTTAGGAAGTATAAAAAAAGTTTGTCCATATAATGTGTATGATGCGGCTAGAAAAGCTATGATAGAAGATGATATATTAAATTTTAAAAATGGATATGAAACAGTTATAGGAGAAAGAGGAATTACTTTATCTGGAGGACAAAAACAAAGAATATGTATAGCAAGAGCTCTTATAAGAAATCCAAAAATTCTTATATTTGATGATAGTTTTTCTGCTATAGATCAAAAAACTAGAAAATTAATTATTCATTGTATCAAAAAAAAAATGAAAAACAGCACTATCATTATTATTACGCATGATATTTCTTATATATCTGATTTTGATTTATTTATTGTATTAAAAAATGGAAAGATATCAAAAATAAAAAATCATAATATTTTTTTATAA
- the secG gene encoding preprotein translocase subunit SecG, with the protein MENILTTIFGFFIIMASLLLILIILIQNPKKESIHQSFMDKNFRFFGIKRTNTFLENVTWFLSIIIFFLILFFNLILKSKY; encoded by the coding sequence ATGGAAAATATATTGACAACTATATTTGGATTTTTTATTATAATGGCATCTCTATTGCTTATATTAATAATTTTAATACAAAATCCTAAAAAAGAAAGTATTCATCAATCTTTTATGGATAAAAATTTTAGATTTTTTGGTATTAAAAGAACAAATACATTTTTGGAAAATGTCACTTGGTTTTTATCCATTATTATATTTTTTTTAATTTTATTTTTTAATTTAATCCTTAAATCAAAATATTGA
- the nusB gene encoding transcription antitermination factor NusB, protein MSIRRYFRIRGLQFLYAQYLSKMDSNQVEVNMLQSIEELHNLYIFLLCLILKIRENAINFKKNKHNDFFIKKIAYNSVIQILSNNKYLIKECNSSENSGKILWKKQNEYIFLFLKEMQKSTLYNNFCDKTDLSFEEEKKFIIKYYKNFIIPNKRLIEYIEDLYIHGQENLCIAHTMVCKTLRFIKHYTPVNFKLYNIYKNDENKKFIIKLYRNTIFHKKEFNDLINNISNNWDIKRIAILDLIILQMAICEFLYFPNIPPKATMNEYIEITKIFCMEKSKIFINGILDQIFKLLYKKK, encoded by the coding sequence ATGTCTATAAGACGATACTTTAGAATAAGAGGTTTACAATTTTTATATGCTCAATATTTATCTAAAATGGATTCTAATCAAGTTGAAGTTAATATGCTTCAAAGTATTGAAGAATTACATAATTTATATATTTTTCTTCTTTGTTTAATTTTAAAAATTAGAGAAAACGCTATAAATTTTAAAAAAAATAAGCATAATGATTTTTTTATAAAAAAAATTGCATATAATTCCGTAATACAAATATTATCTAATAACAAATATTTAATAAAAGAATGTAATTCTTCAGAAAATTCTGGAAAAATATTGTGGAAAAAACAAAATGAATATATTTTTCTTTTTTTGAAAGAAATGCAAAAATCAACTTTATACAATAATTTTTGTGATAAAACTGATCTTTCTTTTGAAGAAGAAAAAAAATTTATTATAAAATATTACAAAAATTTTATTATTCCTAATAAAAGATTAATAGAATATATAGAAGATTTATATATTCATGGACAGGAAAATTTATGTATAGCTCATACCATGGTATGTAAAACTTTACGATTTATAAAACATTATACTCCAGTTAATTTTAAATTATATAATATTTATAAAAATGATGAAAATAAAAAATTTATTATTAAATTATATAGAAATACTATTTTTCATAAAAAGGAATTTAATGATTTAATTAATAATATATCAAATAATTGGGATATAAAAAGAATAGCAATTCTAGATTTAATTATATTACAAATGGCTATTTGTGAATTTTTGTATTTTCCTAATATTCCTCCAAAAGCGACAATGAATGAATATATAGAAATTACAAAAATATTTTGCATGGAAAAAAGCAAAATTTTTATTAATGGAATATTAGATCAAATATTTAAGCTTTTATACAAAAAAAAATAA
- a CDS encoding DUF3276 family protein, which yields MDEKENIKERNEICSRTLKTGSRTYFFDARETRAGDYYLTITESKKNFSESGEVTYKKHKIYLYKEDFSKFQSILDDMIRFIINEKGREVISERHQKDFKNHTTYNQEIKESQKKTSEVKDFTNINFEDI from the coding sequence ATGGACGAAAAAGAAAACATTAAAGAAAGAAATGAAATTTGTTCACGAACTCTAAAAACTGGTAGTCGTACGTATTTTTTTGATGCAAGAGAAACAAGAGCTGGTGATTATTATTTAACTATCACTGAAAGTAAGAAAAATTTTTCTGAATCAGGAGAAGTAACTTATAAAAAACATAAAATATATTTATATAAAGAAGATTTCTCAAAATTTCAAAGTATACTTGATGATATGATTCGATTTATTATAAATGAAAAAGGAAGAGAAGTAATTTCGGAGCGTCATCAAAAAGATTTTAAAAACCATACTACATATAATCAAGAAATTAAAGAATCTCAAAAAAAAACATCAGAAGTAAAGGATTTTACAAATATTAATTTTGAAGATATATAA
- the groL gene encoding chaperonin GroEL (60 kDa chaperone family; promotes refolding of misfolded polypeptides especially under stressful conditions; forms two stacked rings of heptamers to form a barrel-shaped 14mer; ends can be capped by GroES; misfolded proteins enter the barrel where they are refolded when GroES binds), whose translation MAKDIKFDIEARDKLKKGVDALANAVKVTLGPKGRNVVLQKSFGGPQVTKDGVTVAKEIELEDPIENLGAQMVKEVASKTNDVAGDGTTTATVLAQAIVREGLKNVAAGANPMDLKRGIDKALAVVILDLKRQSREVGGNTEKIKQVASISANNDEKTGALIADAFEKVGKEGVITVEEAKGTDTSVDVVEGMQFDRGYQSPYFVTNTEKMITEFDQPQILLSDKKIAAMKDLLPILEPVAQSGKPLLIISEEVEGEALATLVVNKIRGTLKVAAIKAPGFGDRRKAMLEDIAILTGGTVISEETGSKLEDVKLNMLGKAERVLIDKDNTTIVNGGGNKKEIRARVDQIKAQIESTTSDYDKEKLQERLAKLAGGVAVLYVGAASEVEMKEKKDRVDDALNATRAAVEEGIVAGGGVALVRAIKSLDHNIKGDNPDQDTGVQIVRRSLEEPLRQIVANAGGEGSVVVAKVAEGKGDFGYDAKIGEYKNMILEGIIDPTKVARVALENAASVSGMLLTTECVVTEIKKDEINTTPPMPGAGGGGMGGMM comes from the coding sequence ATGGCAAAAGATATTAAGTTTGATATTGAAGCAAGAGATAAACTAAAAAAAGGAGTAGATGCATTAGCTAATGCCGTAAAAGTTACTTTAGGACCAAAAGGTCGTAATGTAGTATTACAAAAATCATTTGGAGGGCCTCAAGTAACTAAAGATGGAGTTACTGTAGCTAAAGAAATTGAATTAGAAGATCCTATAGAAAATTTAGGAGCTCAAATGGTTAAAGAAGTAGCTTCGAAAACTAATGATGTAGCAGGAGATGGAACAACAACGGCGACCGTATTAGCTCAAGCTATTGTTAGAGAAGGATTAAAAAATGTAGCAGCTGGAGCAAATCCTATGGATTTAAAAAGAGGAATAGATAAAGCTTTGGCAGTAGTCATTTTAGATTTGAAAAGACAATCTAGAGAAGTTGGAGGAAATACAGAAAAAATAAAACAGGTAGCTTCTATTTCTGCAAATAATGATGAAAAAACTGGGGCTTTAATAGCTGATGCTTTTGAAAAAGTAGGAAAAGAAGGAGTTATTACAGTGGAAGAAGCCAAAGGAACAGATACATCGGTAGACGTTGTTGAAGGAATGCAATTTGATAGAGGTTATCAATCTCCATATTTTGTAACAAATACTGAAAAAATGATAACAGAATTTGATCAACCTCAAATTTTATTATCTGATAAAAAAATAGCGGCAATGAAAGATTTATTGCCTATATTAGAACCTGTTGCTCAATCTGGAAAACCTTTACTTATCATTTCTGAAGAAGTAGAAGGAGAAGCTTTGGCAACATTAGTAGTAAATAAAATTCGTGGAACTTTAAAAGTTGCAGCTATTAAAGCCCCTGGATTTGGTGATAGAAGAAAAGCTATGTTAGAAGATATAGCAATTTTAACAGGAGGAACCGTTATTTCTGAAGAAACAGGAAGTAAATTAGAAGATGTAAAATTAAATATGTTAGGTAAAGCAGAAAGAGTTCTTATAGACAAAGATAATACCACAATTGTTAATGGAGGAGGAAATAAAAAAGAGATAAGAGCACGTGTAGATCAAATTAAAGCACAAATAGAATCTACAACATCAGATTATGATAAAGAAAAATTACAAGAACGTCTTGCTAAATTAGCTGGAGGAGTCGCTGTACTTTATGTTGGAGCTGCATCTGAAGTAGAAATGAAAGAAAAAAAAGATAGAGTAGACGATGCTTTAAATGCTACAAGAGCTGCTGTTGAAGAAGGAATAGTAGCAGGAGGAGGAGTAGCTTTAGTTAGAGCTATTAAGTCTTTAGATCATAATATAAAAGGAGATAATCCAGATCAAGACACTGGAGTACAAATAGTAAGAAGATCTTTAGAAGAACCTTTACGTCAAATTGTAGCTAATGCTGGAGGAGAAGGTTCTGTTGTTGTAGCTAAAGTAGCTGAAGGTAAAGGAGATTTTGGATATGATGCTAAAATTGGAGAATATAAAAATATGATTTTGGAAGGAATTATAGATCCTACTAAAGTAGCTAGAGTTGCATTAGAAAATGCAGCTTCAGTATCCGGAATGTTGTTAACTACTGAATGTGTAGTTACAGAAATAAAAAAAGATGAAATAAACACAACACCTCCAATGCCTGGAGCTGGAGGAGGTGGAATGGGAGGAATGATGTAA
- the miaB gene encoding tRNA (N6-isopentenyl adenosine(37)-C2)-methylthiotransferase MiaB has product MKKNKTKLFYIENYGCQMNVSDSEIITSILLKNGYVLSESLEKANIILLNACSIREKAELTIKKRLEQLQYLKKEKDKKTIFGVVGCFSIPIKNFLFKEKIIDFLVNPDSYKEISNIISYAMMGKKYFFIENKNETYADIIPFHLNKNKITTFLSITRGCNNMCTFCIVPFTRGREKSSNPYFIINECKRLYKNGYKEITLLGQNVDSYRWNENFLNENIKKIEIDFSNLLYLIAKEIPFMRIRFSTSNPHDMSDKVLKVISKFPNICKHIHLPVQSGSNKILKLMNRKYTREKYLSLIHKIKTIIPECSISHDIITGFCNEEEKDHKDTISLMNEVKYNYGYMFYYSSRPGTYAYRKLKDNVPINVKKKRLKEIIDLQKKHSFFRMKKYLGEVQEVLIEGESKKDSQYWYGRNTQNIVVVFPKKNNKIGDIAFVKITKTTSATLIGK; this is encoded by the coding sequence ATGAAAAAAAATAAAACAAAATTATTTTACATAGAAAACTATGGATGTCAAATGAATGTATCCGATAGTGAAATCATTACTTCTATTTTATTAAAAAATGGATATGTATTATCCGAAAGTTTAGAAAAAGCAAATATTATTTTATTAAATGCTTGTTCTATTAGAGAAAAAGCAGAATTAACTATAAAAAAAAGATTAGAACAATTACAATATCTTAAAAAAGAAAAAGATAAAAAAACTATATTTGGAGTTGTAGGTTGTTTTTCAATACCAATAAAAAACTTTCTTTTTAAAGAAAAAATAATAGATTTTTTGGTAAATCCTGATTCTTATAAAGAAATATCTAATATTATTTCTTATGCAATGATGGGTAAAAAATATTTTTTTATTGAAAATAAAAATGAGACATATGCAGATATAATTCCATTTCATTTAAATAAAAATAAGATAACAACATTTTTAAGTATAACAAGAGGATGCAATAATATGTGTACGTTTTGTATCGTACCTTTTACTAGAGGAAGAGAAAAAAGTAGTAATCCATATTTTATAATTAATGAATGTAAACGTCTGTATAAAAATGGATATAAAGAAATTACTCTTTTAGGACAAAACGTTGATTCTTATCGATGGAATGAAAATTTTTTAAATGAAAATATAAAAAAAATAGAAATAGATTTTTCTAATCTTTTATATTTAATAGCTAAAGAAATTCCTTTTATGAGAATAAGATTTTCTACATCTAATCCTCATGATATGTCGGATAAAGTATTAAAAGTCATTTCTAAATTCCCTAATATTTGTAAACATATTCATTTACCTGTTCAATCTGGAAGTAATAAAATACTAAAATTAATGAATAGAAAGTATACACGTGAAAAATATCTTTCTTTAATTCATAAAATTAAAACTATAATACCTGAATGTTCTATATCTCATGATATTATTACAGGATTTTGTAATGAAGAAGAAAAAGATCATAAAGATACTATTAGTTTAATGAATGAAGTAAAATATAATTATGGATATATGTTTTACTATTCTTCTAGACCTGGGACTTATGCATATAGAAAATTAAAAGATAATGTACCTATTAATGTAAAAAAAAAACGATTAAAAGAAATTATAGATTTACAAAAAAAACATTCATTTTTTAGAATGAAAAAATACTTAGGAGAAGTACAAGAAGTTTTAATAGAAGGGGAATCTAAAAAAGATTCTCAATATTGGTATGGAAGGAATACACAAAATATTGTTGTAGTTTTTCCAAAAAAAAATAATAAAATAGGAGACATCGCTTTTGTAAAAATAACAAAAACCACATCTGCTACTTTAATAGGAAAATAG
- the pncB gene encoding nicotinate phosphoribosyltransferase: MKNSFIVSSLLDNDFYKFTMQNAVIKLFPLVKAKYKFINRGQHSFPKNFDKILKENLNKMAYLKLSNEERTYLEKFCPYLDSSYLDFLDKYQYNPKEVNISQKGKNIQMNIEGAWSSTILWEVPLMAIISELYYKLTGAIPISNKKIIILTKKKIKKYKKLNVKIGEYGTRRRFSYQVHKLILKILIEEGYPIFIGSSNVHFSHIYSIKPIGTLGHEWIMFHAAKYGFNIADRIAMENWIKIYKKNLGIALSDTYTSPIFFQNFNKKLANTFKGVRHDSGDPISFIKETIKHYKKFKINPIKKKIIFSDNLNPCKVANISSFCKKKINPYFGIGTHFTNDVGLSPMNMVIKMDKTLPVIEKKNKNNWISVVKLSNVEEKSTGKKNMIFLAKKNLHL; encoded by the coding sequence ATTATTGGATAATGATTTTTATAAATTTACCATGCAAAATGCTGTGATAAAATTATTTCCATTAGTAAAAGCTAAGTATAAATTTATCAATAGAGGTCAACATTCTTTTCCAAAAAATTTCGATAAAATTTTAAAAGAAAATTTGAATAAAATGGCTTATTTAAAGCTTTCAAATGAAGAAAGAACTTACTTAGAAAAGTTTTGTCCTTATTTAGATTCTTCCTATTTAGATTTTTTAGATAAATATCAATATAATCCAAAAGAAGTAAATATATCTCAAAAAGGAAAAAATATACAAATGAATATTGAGGGGGCATGGAGTAGCACCATATTATGGGAAGTCCCTTTAATGGCTATCATTTCTGAATTATATTACAAATTAACAGGAGCTATTCCTATATCAAATAAAAAAATTATAATTTTAACTAAAAAAAAAATAAAAAAATATAAAAAATTAAATGTAAAAATTGGAGAATATGGGACAAGAAGAAGATTTTCTTATCAAGTACATAAATTAATATTAAAAATATTAATAGAAGAAGGATATCCTATTTTTATTGGAAGTAGTAATGTACATTTTTCTCATATTTACTCCATAAAACCAATAGGGACTTTAGGTCATGAATGGATCATGTTTCATGCAGCAAAATATGGATTTAATATAGCAGATCGGATAGCAATGGAAAATTGGATAAAAATTTATAAAAAAAATTTAGGAATTGCTTTATCTGATACATATACATCTCCAATTTTTTTCCAAAATTTTAATAAAAAACTAGCTAATACTTTTAAAGGAGTTCGACATGATAGTGGAGACCCCATTTCTTTTATAAAAGAAACCATTAAACATTATAAAAAATTTAAAATAAATCCTATTAAAAAAAAAATTATATTTTCTGATAATTTAAATCCATGTAAAGTTGCTAATATTTCTTCTTTTTGCAAAAAAAAAATTAATCCTTATTTTGGAATAGGAACTCATTTTACTAATGATGTAGGCCTTTCTCCCATGAATATGGTAATAAAAATGGATAAGACACTTCCAGTTATAGAAAAAAAAAATAAAAATAATTGGATTTCAGTAGTGAAACTTTCTAATGTTGAAGAAAAATCAACTGGAAAAAAAAATATGATTTTTTTAGCAAAAAAAAATCTTCATTTATAA
- the yajC gene encoding preprotein translocase subunit YajC codes for MFFLLQQNSIANTIWMFALIFIIFYFFMIRPQIRKQKIEKKFQKNLKKGNNIVTNSGIHGKIIVITDNFCVLETITGKIKFEKNTISKELTQLRYNNNDEDQKKEKEKK; via the coding sequence ATGTTTTTTTTATTACAACAAAACTCTATTGCAAATACTATTTGGATGTTTGCATTAATTTTCATTATATTCTATTTTTTTATGATACGTCCTCAAATTAGAAAACAAAAAATTGAAAAAAAATTTCAAAAAAATTTAAAAAAAGGGAATAATATAGTAACAAATTCAGGAATACACGGTAAAATCATAGTTATTACAGATAACTTTTGTGTACTAGAAACAATTACAGGAAAAATAAAATTTGAAAAAAATACAATTTCCAAAGAATTAACCCAATTACGTTATAATAATAATGATGAAGATCAAAAAAAAGAAAAAGAAAAAAAATAA